A genomic segment from Peribacillus sp. ACCC06369 encodes:
- the murJ gene encoding murein biosynthesis integral membrane protein MurJ, producing MPTLSHVIKSVGLVTIIAAVGKVLGFGRESIIAAYFGASSMADVFFVASLIPTILFTALGSGLQAGVIPIYLEKKADNPLKADEFISVLGSFFMLVAGIMTIACMIFIKPLVILVAPGFSDSELALTESLTRIMLPSLLFFTLSYMATGVLNANKRFILPALTSTAQNTVIIAATVLLAAPFGVEGLAWGFVFGAACQFLIQYPSLKRYGIRPIVTFLPHKRQIAQTLYTFYPIIIAALAIQLNSVVDRIIATSLETGSVSALNYANRLLWLPLSIVLTPLITVLYPSIVERALIGYQSFLNLTLKGLKSLLFLAIPFMIVMLISGNSLITLAFQRGAFDASATETTYAAFIFYSACLPFFALRDYLMNAFYALKKTKVAMYSCLIAVLLNVLLSWILSRHLGVGGIALASGISMLLQSLYLFGFLWLKSKRADKAAFTDVFQEGSKQIIIGSIIYGLALWIHPLTLTLPIIMELVIISLLVFGLYIALSLLFKVSSLQTMKRIRSPK from the coding sequence ATGCCTACTCTTTCACATGTAATTAAATCGGTCGGGCTCGTCACCATTATTGCAGCCGTTGGAAAAGTCCTCGGATTCGGGCGGGAATCGATCATAGCCGCCTATTTCGGGGCATCCTCAATGGCGGATGTCTTTTTCGTGGCAAGCCTCATACCAACCATTCTATTTACGGCTCTCGGCAGCGGTCTTCAGGCCGGCGTCATCCCCATATACTTGGAAAAGAAGGCAGATAACCCTTTGAAAGCTGATGAATTCATCAGTGTTTTAGGTTCCTTTTTCATGCTGGTAGCCGGCATCATGACCATTGCCTGCATGATTTTCATAAAACCGCTCGTCATATTGGTAGCCCCCGGTTTCTCTGATTCAGAGCTTGCACTAACGGAGTCCCTGACCCGGATCATGCTGCCAAGTTTACTATTTTTCACGCTTTCATACATGGCGACGGGTGTCCTGAATGCGAATAAGCGTTTTATTCTGCCAGCACTAACTTCAACTGCACAAAACACGGTCATTATAGCAGCCACCGTATTGCTCGCTGCTCCCTTTGGGGTTGAAGGGTTAGCTTGGGGGTTTGTGTTCGGTGCAGCCTGCCAGTTCCTTATTCAATACCCATCATTAAAGAGATACGGAATCCGGCCAATCGTCACGTTCCTGCCTCATAAACGGCAGATCGCCCAAACACTGTACACCTTTTACCCAATCATCATCGCCGCTTTGGCGATTCAATTGAATAGTGTCGTCGATCGGATTATTGCCACCTCGCTTGAAACCGGAAGCGTATCAGCACTGAACTATGCGAATCGGCTGCTGTGGCTGCCATTGAGCATTGTCCTCACGCCGCTGATCACCGTATTGTATCCTTCAATCGTCGAGCGGGCACTTATAGGCTATCAATCTTTCCTTAATTTGACCTTAAAGGGGCTGAAGTCGCTTTTATTTCTAGCCATTCCTTTCATGATCGTCATGTTAATCAGCGGAAACAGCTTAATCACTCTGGCTTTCCAACGCGGGGCTTTCGATGCTTCAGCTACCGAAACGACCTATGCGGCATTTATCTTTTATTCAGCTTGCCTCCCGTTCTTTGCACTAAGGGATTATTTGATGAACGCCTTCTACGCCTTAAAAAAAACAAAAGTGGCCATGTATTCCTGCCTGATTGCCGTATTGCTTAATGTCCTGCTCAGTTGGATCCTATCACGTCATCTTGGAGTCGGTGGAATTGCCTTAGCCTCGGGCATTTCCATGCTCCTGCAATCACTTTACCTATTCGGCTTCCTATGGCTAAAGTCAAAAAGGGCGGACAAAGCCGCTTTCACGGATGTTTTTCAGGAAGGCAGCAAGCAGATCATCATCGGAAGCATCATTTACGGACTTGCTCTCTGGATCCATCCGCTTACCCTAACGTTACCCATCATTATGGAATTAGTGATCATCTCGCTTCTCGTATTCGGATTATATATCGCACTATCCTTACTTTTTAAAGTAAGCAGCCTACAGACAATGAAAAGGATTAGATCACCAAAGTAA
- a CDS encoding CDP-glycerol glycerophosphotransferase family protein gives MENYIFKNRKTMNVRLIDEVYYIEIAIKKSFLEGIEDHSFILTNRYNIDDIIRLDFHVKDQTDDYFLFEVKMPYQAMQDRLVDGEMWDLHILRQMEGAPVTTRIKSNNRQLNFFSMLNEDRKKMFYPFATKKGNLSFYANDYKMFSFFEDIELRKDGTLHFNGHFNYPPLFQFDDLKFEKVELLVRNNLNEEEVIIPLTGIDRIDLAEKFPGVKLHENIGFQGEVDLRSEINGEQPKYFMFYTVLHYQKNGEMEELRSVRMKCSNLKNMPANRIVKVQAKKIQIKIKATKFSKYLSLSTSKYNFKTQVLKKAKNNWVKIRRSKRLKKWYKSAFAVVSLLIPANKKLAVFESYHGKQYSDSPRAIYEYMKENNPEYKLVWSVDRASVKYFAQKDVEYVRRFSIRWLWIMTRAKYWVNNVRFPLWIPKPKHTIYIQTWHGTPLKRLAMDMDAVHMPGTNTEKYKANFLRESSNWDYLVSPNAYSTKIFQRAFQFDRKMIESGYPRNDFLHNSNNEETINNLKRKFNLPLDKKLILYAPTWRDNQFFRKGKYKFNLELDLVKMQEELGDSYIVIMRMHYLVAQNMDLSQFEGFAYDFSHLEDIRELYLISDLLVTDYSSVFFDYANLRRPMIFFTYDIEDYRDNLRGFYFDFEEKAPGLLTKTTEELIEEVKNIERSNFKLSERFEEFYQKFCYLECGQSSKRVVDEVFAKGNTTV, from the coding sequence ATGGAGAACTATATTTTTAAGAATAGAAAAACGATGAATGTTCGTCTCATTGATGAAGTATATTATATAGAAATAGCTATAAAAAAGAGTTTTCTTGAGGGAATAGAAGATCACTCTTTTATATTAACGAATAGATACAACATTGATGATATAATCCGTTTAGATTTTCACGTAAAAGATCAAACGGATGATTATTTTTTATTCGAAGTTAAGATGCCTTATCAAGCGATGCAAGATCGCCTTGTTGATGGTGAAATGTGGGATTTGCATATCCTTCGGCAGATGGAAGGTGCACCTGTAACAACACGGATCAAAAGTAATAATCGCCAGTTGAACTTCTTTTCGATGCTGAATGAAGATCGCAAGAAAATGTTTTATCCTTTCGCGACCAAAAAAGGAAACCTTTCCTTTTATGCAAACGATTATAAGATGTTTTCCTTTTTTGAGGATATTGAGCTTCGAAAGGATGGGACTCTTCATTTCAATGGTCATTTTAATTACCCACCATTATTCCAATTTGATGATTTGAAATTTGAAAAAGTTGAATTGCTCGTCAGGAATAATTTAAATGAAGAAGAAGTCATCATACCGTTAACTGGTATTGACCGTATAGACCTCGCGGAAAAATTCCCTGGAGTTAAGCTTCATGAAAATATCGGTTTTCAAGGTGAGGTCGACCTCAGATCTGAAATCAATGGTGAACAACCTAAATATTTCATGTTCTATACAGTTCTTCACTATCAAAAGAATGGCGAAATGGAAGAGTTAAGAAGCGTTCGCATGAAATGCAGTAATCTAAAGAATATGCCTGCAAACCGAATTGTTAAAGTGCAGGCTAAAAAAATACAAATTAAAATAAAAGCAACAAAATTCTCGAAGTACCTTTCTTTATCTACATCTAAATATAACTTTAAAACACAGGTCCTCAAAAAGGCAAAAAATAACTGGGTGAAAATTCGAAGAAGTAAGCGGCTTAAAAAATGGTATAAATCAGCTTTTGCGGTAGTGAGCTTGCTTATTCCAGCCAATAAAAAATTGGCAGTATTCGAAAGCTATCATGGCAAGCAGTATAGCGACAGTCCTAGGGCAATATATGAGTACATGAAAGAAAATAATCCAGAATATAAATTGGTATGGAGCGTCGACCGCGCTTCAGTTAAGTATTTTGCACAAAAAGACGTCGAGTATGTCAGACGTTTTTCCATACGATGGTTGTGGATCATGACAAGGGCGAAATATTGGGTTAACAATGTACGGTTCCCGCTGTGGATTCCAAAGCCTAAACACACGATATATATACAAACATGGCATGGAACGCCCCTTAAGCGACTTGCGATGGATATGGATGCAGTGCATATGCCTGGGACCAATACGGAAAAATATAAAGCGAACTTCTTAAGGGAATCGAGTAATTGGGATTATTTAGTTTCGCCAAATGCATATTCCACAAAGATTTTTCAAAGGGCGTTCCAGTTCGACAGGAAGATGATTGAGTCAGGTTATCCCCGTAATGATTTCCTGCATAACTCGAATAATGAAGAAACGATAAATAATCTCAAAAGAAAATTCAATCTACCTCTCGATAAGAAACTTATTTTGTATGCCCCAACCTGGAGGGATAATCAATTTTTCAGGAAAGGGAAGTATAAGTTTAATTTGGAACTCGATTTAGTGAAGATGCAGGAAGAGCTTGGCGATTCCTATATTGTCATCATGCGTATGCATTATTTAGTGGCCCAAAATATGGATCTTTCCCAATTTGAAGGCTTCGCCTATGATTTCTCACATTTAGAGGACATTCGTGAGCTATATTTGATATCTGATTTACTAGTGACGGATTATTCTTCCGTATTCTTCGATTATGCGAACTTAAGAAGACCTATGATTTTCTTTACGTATGATATAGAAGATTATCGTGATAACTTAAGGGGATTTTATTTTGATTTTGAAGAAAAGGCACCTGGTCTTTTAACCAAAACCACGGAAGAACTTATTGAAGAGGTTAAAAATATCGAAAGAAGCAATTTCAAATTAAGTGAACGATTCGAAGAGTTTTATCAAAAGTTTTGCTATTTAGAATGCGGGCAATCTTCTAAACGAGTTGTTGATGAAGTGTTTGCTAAGGGCAATACTACTGTTTAG
- the tagH gene encoding teichoic acids export ABC transporter ATP-binding subunit TagH, protein MEKSVIVKDITKKYKLYNKNSEKLLDLLLPKSYGEEYFALRNVSFEAEKGDVIGFVGVNGSGKSTLSNIIAGIIPPTDGNVQTNGKTALIAVSSGLNNQLTGRENIELKMLMLGFDKNKIKELEPEIIEFSELGKFIDQPVKSYSSGMKSRLGFSISVHIDPDILIIDEALSVGDKNFAEKCLEKMNEFKEKGKTMFFVSHSIGQMKKFCQKALWLEYGELKAYGAMNEVMPQYEAFLKEYNAMSKQEQKKYREEQMKRRSSALV, encoded by the coding sequence TTGGAAAAATCGGTAATAGTCAAAGATATTACGAAAAAATATAAATTATATAATAAAAACTCGGAAAAATTATTGGATCTCCTTTTGCCTAAAAGCTATGGGGAAGAGTATTTTGCTCTGCGGAATGTAAGTTTTGAAGCGGAAAAGGGCGATGTAATAGGATTTGTCGGGGTCAACGGATCCGGAAAATCCACATTGTCCAATATTATTGCAGGCATTATCCCGCCTACGGACGGAAATGTCCAAACTAACGGGAAAACGGCTTTGATTGCCGTGTCATCTGGCCTGAATAATCAGTTGACGGGCAGAGAAAACATCGAGCTGAAAATGTTGATGCTTGGATTCGATAAAAATAAAATCAAGGAACTTGAGCCTGAGATCATCGAGTTTTCAGAGTTGGGCAAGTTCATTGACCAACCGGTGAAATCCTACTCAAGCGGTATGAAGTCAAGGCTTGGTTTTTCCATTTCTGTGCATATTGATCCAGATATCCTGATTATTGATGAGGCCTTATCAGTCGGGGATAAAAACTTTGCTGAAAAGTGTTTGGAGAAAATGAACGAATTTAAGGAAAAAGGCAAAACGATGTTCTTTGTCAGCCATTCAATCGGTCAGATGAAGAAATTTTGCCAAAAGGCTTTATGGCTTGAATATGGAGAGTTAAAAGCATACGGCGCCATGAACGAAGTAATGCCGCAATATGAAGCATTCTTAAAAGAATATAACGCTATGTCTAAACAAGAACAGAAAAAGTATCGTGAAGAACAAATGAAAAGGCGTAGTTCTGCACTGGTATGA
- a CDS encoding glycosyltransferase family 4 protein: MNILITTIFNYPHEGGLSSHITTLKKGLMSRGHDVDILSFSQLPPFKRKMLAQAPGFLLNKVKQGSGQLFNDRQRQKLLASSIKALKKNYDVINAQDIFATLASIESGIPTVQTVHGYYSFEAVSRGALLPDSEEDLFIRELERKAYRSAAKVVTVDQRIKDYINHLAHIEADTIKNFIDVSAFKPEMAKREQTRQDFQIPLHKKMLFVPRRMTEKNGVIYPLLALPEVLENHHETILVYAGTGEQRTRLEETAARLKISDSVLFLGSVPFEKMHNLYEASDIVLIPSVHSHGVEEATSISALEAMSCRSPVIASAIGGLKEILIDGEDGLLVEEKNTEALAQAISILLNDPTYAAMLASKARYKMESEYSHITAAERFEKTYGEVLN, from the coding sequence ATGAACATTTTAATCACAACGATTTTCAACTACCCTCATGAAGGAGGGCTATCGAGTCATATCACTACGTTAAAAAAGGGTTTAATGTCGCGGGGCCATGATGTGGACATATTATCTTTCTCTCAATTGCCACCTTTCAAGAGGAAGATGCTCGCCCAGGCTCCGGGATTTTTATTAAATAAAGTAAAACAGGGGAGCGGCCAGCTTTTCAATGACAGACAACGCCAAAAATTATTGGCTTCATCTATTAAAGCCTTGAAAAAGAACTATGATGTCATTAATGCTCAAGATATTTTCGCAACGCTTGCCTCCATTGAATCCGGGATACCAACGGTGCAAACTGTCCATGGATATTATTCATTCGAGGCAGTCAGCAGGGGCGCTCTCCTTCCGGATAGTGAAGAAGATTTATTCATTCGGGAGCTTGAAAGAAAAGCCTATCGGTCTGCTGCAAAAGTTGTGACGGTCGATCAAAGGATCAAAGACTATATAAATCATTTAGCACATATAGAGGCGGACACGATTAAGAACTTCATTGATGTGTCTGCTTTCAAACCGGAAATGGCAAAGCGGGAGCAAACTCGCCAGGATTTTCAAATCCCCCTACATAAAAAGATGCTTTTCGTTCCTAGAAGAATGACTGAAAAGAACGGTGTCATCTATCCGCTCCTTGCTTTGCCGGAGGTACTGGAAAATCATCATGAAACGATATTGGTCTATGCAGGTACAGGAGAACAGCGAACCCGGCTTGAGGAAACGGCAGCAAGGCTCAAAATATCCGATTCCGTACTTTTCTTGGGTTCAGTGCCTTTCGAGAAAATGCATAACCTCTATGAAGCATCGGATATCGTACTCATCCCAAGCGTTCATTCCCACGGTGTGGAAGAAGCTACATCCATATCTGCATTAGAAGCGATGAGTTGCCGCTCACCCGTCATTGCAAGTGCAATCGGAGGTTTAAAGGAGATTCTCATTGATGGTGAAGACGGTCTGTTAGTTGAGGAAAAAAATACAGAAGCACTTGCACAAGCCATCTCCATTCTGCTTAATGACCCTACATATGCAGCAATGTTAGCTTCGAAAGCAAGATATAAAATGGAAAGCGAATACTCCCATATTACAGCTGCCGAGCGGTTTGAGAAAACGTACGGTGAAGTGCTTAACTAA
- a CDS encoding ABC transporter permease, producing the protein MSSALTVLKEQINSFYLVRRLSVYEVKSANSNNYLGILWEIINPMIQIAIYWFVFGFIILNRGDNFLPWLMAGIVVWFFVNPAITQTSKSVYSRLNMVSKMSFPMSVIPSYVIFAKLYQHLMLLGVIIILLSFTGYLPTVYIIQLPYYVVATVVLLFSFGLISSTLSTIIRDVHNIIVSLMKVLFYLTPILWVLDAKEHPIIVNIMKLNPLYYIVDGYRASLLGESWYLIEHWEYTLYFWAVVIILFLIGSSLHVRFRDRFVDFK; encoded by the coding sequence ATGAGCTCAGCTTTGACCGTTTTAAAAGAACAAATCAATAGTTTTTATTTGGTAAGGCGTTTATCTGTTTATGAGGTGAAAAGTGCCAACAGCAATAACTATCTGGGAATCCTATGGGAAATCATCAATCCGATGATACAGATTGCGATTTATTGGTTTGTATTCGGATTTATAATCTTAAATCGCGGTGATAATTTCCTTCCATGGCTTATGGCAGGGATCGTTGTCTGGTTTTTTGTGAATCCTGCCATAACCCAAACGTCTAAATCCGTCTATTCCCGACTGAATATGGTATCCAAGATGAGTTTTCCGATGAGTGTCATTCCTTCGTATGTCATCTTTGCTAAGTTGTATCAGCATCTCATGCTGCTGGGAGTCATTATCATATTATTGAGTTTTACTGGATACCTCCCAACAGTTTATATCATACAGCTGCCGTATTATGTTGTTGCGACGGTTGTGCTGTTATTTTCATTTGGCTTAATCTCTTCAACATTATCAACCATTATTCGTGACGTTCACAATATAATCGTGTCCTTAATGAAAGTCTTGTTTTATTTAACACCAATCCTTTGGGTATTGGATGCTAAGGAGCACCCTATCATAGTCAATATCATGAAGCTGAATCCACTATATTATATTGTCGATGGGTATCGAGCTTCATTGTTGGGGGAATCATGGTATCTGATAGAGCATTGGGAATATACGCTTTATTTCTGGGCAGTCGTTATCATCTTGTTTTTGATAGGTTCCTCGCTGCATGTCAGGTTTAGAGATCGCTTTGTTGACTTTAAGTAA
- the tagD gene encoding glycerol-3-phosphate cytidylyltransferase codes for MKKVITYGTFDLLHWGHINLLKRAKDLGDYLIVAISTDEFNALKDKKAYHSFENRKMILESIRYVDEVIPEDKWEQKREDIIREGVDIFVMGDDWKGQFDELSEVCEVVYLPRTIGISTSQIKDDLLQVTNG; via the coding sequence ATGAAGAAAGTAATCACTTATGGAACCTTTGATTTGCTTCATTGGGGGCATATTAATCTATTAAAACGCGCTAAAGATTTAGGGGATTACCTTATCGTTGCCATTTCCACGGATGAATTTAATGCTTTAAAAGATAAAAAGGCTTACCATAGCTTTGAAAATAGAAAAATGATTCTTGAATCGATCCGCTATGTGGATGAAGTTATACCTGAAGACAAATGGGAACAAAAAAGGGAAGACATCATTCGTGAAGGTGTAGATATCTTTGTAATGGGAGATGACTGGAAAGGCCAATTCGATGAATTATCTGAAGTTTGTGAAGTGGTCTACCTTCCAAGAACAATCGGCATTTCGACTTCCCAAATTAAAGATGACCTTTTACAAGTTACTAATGGCTAA